The Euwallacea fornicatus isolate EFF26 chromosome 20, ASM4011564v1, whole genome shotgun sequence genome includes the window GCCAGAACGTTCTACTATCAGGACCACTGCTAAAAGCTAAAGTTGAAGAATTAGCCTGTAGGTTAAAACATCAACAATTCAATGGATCTAATGGTACGCTAGAAAAATGGAGAAGACACTATATAAGTTTTAAATCAGTATCTGGCGAGTCGGCAGGTGTTATCTACCAAGAGGTCAgtaagatttttcaaaagttgccaTCCCTTTGGCACTTAAATCGGAAAAATGTGTCAGTTACAAAACATCAAAAGAGATTTGGAggaaaagaaaagtttaaaaCTGTTCCTGTCAAAGATTTTCCAGCTATGTGGAAGTCAAGTTCCAAAGCATGGGCAACCTTTGATATAATTAAGCTTTTAGATATGGACAGAAGAATGAAGATtcataatagaaaaatgattttatttttggaaaatgcgGGTTTACATCCTCAGGACTTAAATTTAgtaagaataaaaatatattttttactctcAATAATTGTACCGCGTTTTGCCAGTCTTTAAGCCAAGGCATgatcaaacattttaaattccttCATCCAGActtcatttcaaaatatattttagctAAAGTGGATGCTGCTTTACCtacttcaaaattcaaatctttCCCAAGCTACTATCAAAAACTATTTTGTTAAAACtggatttaagaaaaatgaagattttttgcCTATTTCTGAAGAAGAATGTGAACACGAAGATTGCCTGCGTCTGTCTCACTTTTAATGGATCTCATAAGAAATTGCACAGAAGCTTGTAGCACTGCGAGACTATCATACTACGCAAACTTAGACAAAGCGGATACTACAGCAGAACAATGCGATATTGATTACAAACTTTCGGTAGAGCGTGAGCAAGATGTGCAAGAAAGTGATGAGGAAAAAGTTATAATCactgaaatttcttcaacacgATTTTATAGTGAAGTCCTGAAAGTGACTGAAGACTTAAAACCATTTGCGCAAGAAAATTTTGAGGCATTTTAAAGGCttaaaaatgtggaatttgatttttttaaaagttttttactcgaggaaaaacaaaaaacgatgaaacaataagatattttagacattttttaactctaaATAACctgttttgtttaattaaaatttattttagtttaattttttaaaaccatcaaaattatgctgtattattttttatttttctttccgcCCTTTTAAACAGAGAAAAAAGGTGGAACCAACGGTGTCCGCTTATGAGAGGTTTCActgtattataaaaattacggAAACTTAGTCCTTTTTGAAGGCTCAAACTTAAGCGATTGTTTTGGTGTCACtatatttttgatatcttTAGATATGGAATCCAGAGGGAATTGATCGTTATTCCAAAGTCAGTCACCAAATCCAGGATCCAGCAGAACTTCGACATATGGGACTTTGAGCTATCCGCAGACGATATGAGTCACTTGGACACGTTCGATTGCAACGGCAGAATTTGCCCATATACTGagtaagtttaataaaatttctgtaATAGCAACTTTCATAACTAATGTTTTTTGTGGATAATTATTCTTCATTCTATTCTTTTTTTCTAGTGCTTACGACCACAAAGACCATCCCTTCATCCGTGATGAGTACTAAATCAGTAGCACTGCACATTGATGTGATCAAAAATGTcgttttacttaatttataaaatatacgaTTTTCACTTTATGTTATTTGTTATGaaagaacatattttttaatacatccATTGGTTTTGAGTTGCATtgattttattcaaagtttatcattttattcgtGCAACAATTTATTCATTTCTCATTAGCAGAAAGTAGGCGCTACTCAGACGTTCAGCCTCAAGTGTGATGTTTCTATCAGATCCCATTTCTAAGGTCTTTTGTCATTCTTGCGATATCTCAACAATTGTAGCTGTATGCACCGAAACTGAATTGTGAATGCAGCAGAGAATCAAAGAAATGGAAGAAACAACAGTGCCTTTTTCGCGCAATACATGCGATTTTCTGGAAAGCGAATGCTCGAAATTCTTTTGAAATCTGAAAGCTGAAGAAGTTATTCAGACCAGATCCCCCGCTCCCCCCTCCATCCTCCCCCTCTTCCCCCTGAGCGACAAATGAATATACTTGTGGTGCTTGGGAGAAATATAACTCCAAAAGCGGCTTTGTTAAGATAAGTGATGCTACAGTAactgaaatttgtttattttatttggtagaaacatgttaaaacaatttatgaATTATACTTTATGCTTTTTTGtactaaaaaatatacttaaacCTATTTGCTACAAATACGATATGTAGATTTATTAAACTTGTCTCATTCGGATTCTAAAGATCCGAATTGATTTAGAAAGTGACTTGAAGTTTTGTTGTAAAGTGAAGTTGAGTGCTTTCacaaaagttagatttttcttCTGTGAGGCTGTGAGTAcgtaacataataaaaaaatgccttatcaaaaaataacgaaaaaaatacttgaatTGTGCAAAGAAGACATTGAATCGTCAGTGTTAAGTAGAGGAAGTGTACAGAAAATCGTAAAGAGCAATAGtttcgataatttttattaattatcccataatattaaatgtttatccttgaatttataggaaaattttatatgaatttatttgcAGTGCGCAAATGGTtatgtgtaattttttaaaattattttattaaattaaaatatactcTTTATAAGATCCTTTAAAACTATTACAATCTGATCTTTTAAATAGATCAATGAGCAATTGTGTTATAACTTAAAATATTACGTGAAGATTAAAACTAAACTCCTTACTCGTTTACCTTAAGATCTAATAAGTTTACTACACTAAACTTAGCATGTTGCACAAATACCGCACAATAATCTGCTATTCACTATCACTATTTCACTAACTCGAAAGGCTTggttttcttgaatttttttaccatgTTTGTGTGGCCTAAGAGCTGGATGGCCTCGACATTCACATGGTTAAGTAACCTTTATTCGTGGCTACTGGCAACTTTGGTGATGGTTTGGTCAACAGTCTCCATTTGAAGATTCTGATGAATGTCTCTGTTTCAACAGTACCAAGGTGCATCAACGATGTTCCTGAGTGCTTTGTTCTGAAATCGTTGGATCACTTGTGTGTTGCTCTTGCTGGCACAACTCCAGAGTTGAATACCGTAGGTCCAAACAGGTTCCAGTATTTGTTTGTGTAATAACAGTTTGTTGTATGTAGATAACTTGGAATTTCTTCCAAGGAGCCAGTACATTTTCTTTAGTTTGATGCCCAGTTCCTCACGTTTCTTTTTGACATGAACTTTCCAGCGGAGTTTAGCGTCTAATATCATTCTCAGATATTTAGCCGAGTCAGCATGGGGGATCTGGGTATTGTTGATCCGGATGGGTAGATGTTGCTTTTGTTTATTGGTGAAGTCTGCATTGTACAGATGTACAGTACATGCAAGTACAGATTTGTTTTCATTCAACTTGATTCGTCAGGTTTTAGTccagatattaattttattgatagaAGTTTGGAGTGTTTCAGCAGCCTCTTCGTGATCTCTTCCGTCAGCAATGACTGCGGTGTCATCAGCGAATGTTGCTATTGTTTCTTGATCAAGACTTGGGATATCACTAGTATATAATAGATAGAGTATTGGACCCAGTACACTACCTTTTGGTACCTCTGCtcaaatttcctttagttcTGAGTAGGCATCTTCTTGTTTGATTCTGAAATGTCTTCCCGACAAATAGGATTGTAGAAGCTATGAACGTCTTTGTGACAGAAACTGGTTCAGTTTATGGAACAATCCTTCGTGTCATACTTTATCGAAAGCCTATGGTGATTCCAGTCATGTCAATGTTTTCGCAACCCAAAATTCCGATTCGGACATGAGCGATGTAAAAAATACTAACAGAGTGTCTAAAGCAGAGCAGTCTGATAGAAGTGATGGTTCTGATAATATTCCTCTAGCAAAACTAGCTTgtagaaaaagaaagaaatacgTACGCATTAGCTAAAAGCAAGTAGGTTTCTGTCCGTGAACCAGCAGCTAAATTACGGAACTGTTCCTCGCAGTGCCAAAAGAAAacagaaaatgttaatttgcaaCAGCTTTATGAAGATTACAGAAAACCACTAAGCAAATATGCATAAAAACGGTTTTTAGTCGGCTTAATACGTATAAAATCTGAagatggaaatttaattaataatgaatcTGTACAGAGTCGTCCAACCAATTAGAAGGAATGGATGGTACTATGTGCAAGACTTGTTTTCTTAATGTTTTTGGAGAAACGAAAGGATTCTTAGACGATTTgacaagaaaagaaaaagaatcgGCGACATCTGTAGTTATCACCTACGACGGAAAAGGTTTACAACTATTAGGAAATCGATGTTTAGAAGAAGATATAGAGTTTGCCAAAGATGTTATTAACAGTAGCGCAACCTATGAAAGTTGTTATAGTAGAAAGCacacatataaaaattatttgcaaccTGATATGAATTTACAGCTTTTGTATAAGCTACACATAGAAAAGTTTTCCTATACCTTCACACAAACCAATAAGTCACTACTTCCAAGGGAAGGGACCCAAGTGTCCCCTtccaattttaatgaaattttacagagAAGTAGTTTAGACCTATCTAAGAATAGTGATGTATATTTTACGTCCCATCTTCAAGGTTTAAGGGGTGAAGACTAACCCCAAAGTTTCtccaatttttcgttttttggcaATATCTTTTGATCCAGATGAGttaaaacaacgaaaaaaaGAGCGAAATGTTTCTATCACTTGTCTGGGGAGTTTTAGAGCttctttttgattttatttaatgaaacaacaTCATAACGAATTTTGCGCGAATTAACTGCAGAGGGAAATAAGTAATATTTGTATTGTTCTTTATGAGTCAACTCCGGGAGGAAGGGGTGTGTGTCTGTGTGTGTACTTGACCGAACAAGGGTGAGCGATTTTCAGGGAGGTGTGCGAAATGGTCGATTATACGCAACTTACTATGGTCAATCATATGTTGGCGCAATCCGTAAAAAAACTAACtctaaaaaatctttttacttcttttattTGCCCGACTAAACAGAAGTTTCCAGGGTCCATATTGGCACTTTTCTGTCGAAACGCCTGcaagattttcaaataaaggacaacgacaattttaaatcattttattcatttgtcaaaacgaaaattattacaaatatatataaaatattgtattattaaattcctaatttttgcATCAAACCGACGAGTCTGGCAATTAATCATAAATTACACGCAAAGAGATTGTGAGTCCGTTTGAAGCAAAATAACcgagatactaacatcacttACATATATAATAACCATTATGTTCTTTATGAGAGTGTATAATAtagtaatttataatataagtGTATAAGAAGGCTCTTATACTCgaatattatacaatattttatattacacGATACAACGAATTGACGTGTTTGAGCATCTAGGAGTCTTACGAATTTGTTTAGGTATTTAGACATGCTCGAAGTGAAATTTCTAACGTTCTTTTTCTACAGTTGCTAACAAAAGTTTAGGaactattttatatttgaaattttgttgaaatatctTTAAGAGATCCCTCGTATGCATAAAATTCTTATTCACTAATCATACCGTTCTTGTATAAGCTTGTTCATTATATTGGTTTTGTATATGATTATCATTGAGGCAAGGTAATCATTCACACATGTCGCTTCTCTCaacgtataaaaatattttgggtgAATTGCCAGTATTAATTATAGTGAAACGCCAGTAGTATATGTCATAGGTGAAGCTAACTGTACTCTAAATGACTTGAAACGAAAAGTCattgaattgaatgaaaggaCTGTGAGGTGCCGACTATGCAGTGTGGGCTTGTTTAGAAGGGTTGTTGTTAAGAAACCCCTATTATCAAAAAAGAACATCAAAGCTCTTTTACAGTTTGCTCGGAATCACTTGAACTGAAGCTctgaaaaatgaagaacggTTCTTTGCAGTGGCGAAaggcaatttaaaatattcggatCAGATGGTAAACATTGTGATGTGGCACCACCTGCAGATCAACGGTACGGAAAGATCTGGGGTTACTTTCGTAGGTCAGGTACTAGACCCATTGTGGAAGTAGAAGGaagaataaacaaatttctgtAGCGAGATATAACAGATATTAATTTGTTGCCATATGTGAAGTATGAAATGCCTCTTCGTTGGaggttccaacaagataatgacctAAAACATAGTTCCAAGATaaacgaaaattgttttttttttctaaaagggTGGATGTAACTGAATGGCCGTCGCAATCTCCCGATTTAAACCCACttgaacatttatgggaaATCCAAGATATCGGCATccctttgaaaaaacattcgTAACAATGAGAAAGTTTTAGGAATAATATTTGATGAGGGAAAAAAATCCCAAGGAAATGTGTGTGAATCTTGTTGATTCAGCACCTAGAAGAGATCAGGCAGTCATTAACTCGAAAGGGTTGGTACCACATATtaagtttcttttttcttgtaatactaattgttttgtaagtaaaagtttctaaacttttgtccgactcaaaaaaatcgtttaatttataactaatttttttaaatattaatttcgttaACTATGCGCTTTAATAGTCAATTTGATGAAAGActataatgataaaaaatagtaccttgccagtttctctttaatttcaacttgccagaaaaataattttatgcaaaTCGATTACGCTGCatgcgtaataaaaaaaatcgtttatcgCTAAAATATACGTACAAAAACCAGAACTGAGTCGTTTTGGTACGTAGTAAAACCAATATAACCATTCgtgctgataaaaaaaaacttgcccTGTTGTTACACCAACACGGGTTGTAGCAAAAACTCCCTGTAGGTACTGTACATTACTATAAATCGATGCAACAGACATCTACCATCATCATCAATATGACAACTGTGGCAACGGGTAAAAAAGAATTTCTAAAAGAAAATGCATGTAAAAAATTccgctaaaaaaataaaatttccttaaatccaaaaatcgaataaaatttcCAGATGTAATAATCGATTAGCAAAAACTTTAACGTGATATAAAATTCGAAGAACAACTCCTTTCGTAAACGGACTTCATTCATCCCCTTCAGGAATAGTAGGCGGAATTAATATAGGCCCATTACTCTGACTAGGCACCACAATACCAGCCTCATTTGGATTGGGAGGTAGGAAATTGGGCCTCTTTGCTCCCTGGTAAGCCTGCGAGGAACTCTCAACTCTGCTCGATTCGGCATCTTCGAAGTCGTCGTCTTCCAATGAAGACTGCTGCTCCAAATGCTTTTCCAGTTGCATCAGACGCATCTGGAAATATCGTTTTTCCTCGTTGATGCAGGCAAGATCCTTTTCTTGCTCTGCTATCACTTGCTTCAAATCGGAAATGATGTTCAAGTCTTCTTGCCGCGATTCACGTCTTTCGTACCGTTGGCGAACCTCTTCGAAGCTATTCACAAgagataattcaaaaatatgaatgaATATTGGAAACAGGACTTACAGCTTAGTAAGGCACGTGACCTTCCTCTGCAAATGGTCGATAGTTTCTTGGCTTTGCTTATGGGAGCCCATGTATTTAAGCCTGAAAGCTTCTCGTTCCTTATCCCTCTCGTCCAGCAACTGGGCTATGGATTCGTGTAAGCTTCTGTGAGAAGGAATAGGGGCTTATAGGagttataatttaaacaaattttgtgttgaATTTTACCATATAAGCTGCCAATTAGTCGTTGTGATGGTTTTGGGTTATAGTTTTATACATTATTATACGatgaaattgtaaaatttaaatggtctTAGAGTAGATTTATGGGAACATGCACAGACGATTTATGTACCTGATTGTTAGAACTAATGAATGGTAtgattaaatgtaatttttgaacaGCACTATTCTCACCGTGATACTGGAGTAGAAAGTATGGGAGAGTTTTGCAGCCCCCTCAATGGTATTAAGTAACTTTTTCTGAGCAAATCATAACAGAACATCAGAAactttctataatttttttcaaaatgtgaaagcTCAATAAAGGGGCGTGGATTTtggatttttggaaattatgacAAAAACGTgcataatcaaattttaaagaaccGCAGAGGACGATATAAAGGAGGATACAAAGGAGGATCCAATAGTCCTGATTGGAAAGTTTATAGAAACTGCGCAATTTTTGATCACAAGACTGTGAAGATTAAGATATCTCTGAGTAACCCACGGattatttaatgcattattttggGAACTCAATGGCAGGTAAAATATAGAATCGGGAGATTTCTGAGCAAGCAAAAGATTTCGTCAAACTGCAGTTTAGGATCTCTGTGTCACATCCAgtatattttcaagttttaaatttgaacgaTTACAGAAAATATTGACTTcaaagaaatttcattaaaacttattaaaatttaattttgttcaggTGGAGAGCTATTACAAACTAACCTGATATTAAGTTGTTCTCTGTCgcattatttacaacaaatcaAGTTCTACCAAGTAAGCCCATACTTTACCTACCTACAGTCATTTTCGGTTAACAATGTATAAAACAGAAATTACGATGAACGCTATAGTCTGGAATATGGACTGGGAGAGGAGGTACGAAACTAAAGGGAATATCAGTACTAAAACCGGAGTATCCGAAGATAGACCATTATTAGTAGATCTACATAAGACAAAAGAGCTACATGAATAATGGCCATGAATGAAGGGTGGAATTGAACTTATACAAAATCACTCACCGTATCTTTTGCTCAGCTTCCGTTTTCGACTTAGTCAATTCGCTAGTTTGTTGGGCAATTTCATGGTTAAGCACCTGCACCCCTCCTTCCAAAGTCTCAATGCTGTTTTGCAAGTCATCTATTGTAGAATCTTTACTCTGAATATCATGCTTTAAAGTGTCGATAGCTTTCAATAGTTCTATTTCTCTGGCGCTGGAGGATTTCTGCTGCATGCAAAGCTGGTCTTCTAGAGTTCGGTATTTTGATACATACTCGTCTTCGACTAGTTTTACAGCTTCTGATTTTTGGTGCTTGAGGTTTTCCCATTGGGAATCTAAAGATTATGGTGGGATACTTGTTATGAGGTGGTTCTAggaggaaaaaaatacatacctAATTCATGTCTGTGTTGTTCCACTAACGCTTCCATTTTCTTCTCAGCATCCTTCTCCAGTTGTTCTTTAACATTCTCTAGGTTTGAGGTAACATCTGACAGGCGGCTCTTCCAGTGATTTTCCATATCTCTCAATGCAACTTCATGGTCCCTATTAATCTTTTCTGggagaaaaatgtaattaattttcctcCTTATTGTTGAAGTTAGAGGGCTTACCAATTTCTTCATCGTGCTGCATGACAAGTTTCTCATAATTGTCATGATGAGTCATATCAATTTTGTCCATAAGTCTTCTTAGTTCCATTATATCTCTATCGGTATTAGATCTTACTCTTATTAACTCATCGTGGTAGTATTCATCTTTCTGATCTAGGGCTTTCTTTAGAGATTCGATCTAAAGAAAGATTTTTGTATACGTTGCTCCATATTTACACTGAAAAACTTTGTACCTCCTTCAAGCACTCCTTCAGTTTCGTCTCCCACTGGTTTTGCTTCTTCTGAAACTCCTCCTCCTTCTGTTTCCGAACAGCCTCCATcgcaaaatatttctcttcatTATGCAACTGCTCCATCTCGTCCTTGAGTCGCCCACATTCAGTCAACAATTTGTCCTCCCAGTACATCGCTATCTCCGTCCGTTTTTGATTGAGAGTGTCCTTCAGCTTCCTCTCCTTGTCCAACAATTCTTGTCTATGGATCCTCTGAACGTGTTGGATATTTTCTTTCTCCATTTCTGAAGTTTTAATGAAagattttggatttttgtaAGTGGTAAAGATACTTACCTATAAGATTAAGCAGTCTTTTGGTTTCATTTTTTAGGTTGGCCTCCGCTTGCATCATTTGGCCTTGTTGGTCtctcatttgttgcaaagcttTTTCTTGTTCAGAAGTTCGAGTACGAAGCTGCTGTACTTCTGATTCGTACGATTTTAACGCTTCTACCTACAGAGTGGAAGCATTAaagaaacataattttttaaaaacattttagaaaataccTGTCCCAACATCTTCTCAGCTTCCTCCATTCTTTCTTCAGCCTCCCTATAAGCCTCCTGCAGCCTTTCTTCTATAAGTTGCTCCTTATCGTCCAGCTTCTTCTTACAGGTTTGCTGCACTTCTCTCAGTTTCCATTCGAAATCGTTGAGCAAGTCCTGTTCTTTAACTATATTGACCGTTCtcagtttttcaaaatcctctttccatttcttttcaatttcttctttctgCTTGGAAGCAGTTTCAAGAGTTTCTGCCAATTTTTTACGTTCTTCATCCCTGCAAAGTCTGGCGATGAGCATCGATAAGAAGTGTATATTTCGCGTTTTAATACCTGTCTGACTGGAGCTCTGCATGTTTAGCTTCAAGCTGCTCTTTTTCTTCCTTtagttgattgatttgacTTTCCAGGGTTTCAATTCGGgttctcaaattttttattacaccTTCAAGCTCGTTGATTCTGGTTTCCGTTTCTTTCTCATATTTGCTGTAGGACTCTAAAATCATCgagtttatgaaaaaaaacttgtcGAGAAGCGGTCCTCACCTGTATTGCTTTGAATTTCTTCACTGAGATCGTGGTTTCGTTTACGGTAATTCTCAAGTTCATTCTCCAAGTGGCGTATCTTTTGCCGAACTGTATCGGCTTCTTTATTGGCGGCATTAAGTTCAGTTTGCAGTCCTGGAGTTGGAGCTTATAAGGAAGTTTGTTAACGAAATGCTGAGTACGTACTGTCCATGCCCGCTGATTTGGCAAAAACATCCCTTTGCAGTTCATCCATCTGGAAGCGAAGCTTCGTAGCCTCGGCGTCTCGAATGGACAATTCTTTGGATAAGT containing:
- the LOC136345555 gene encoding protein FAM184A-like isoform X2 gives rise to the protein MFSFFKKSRKDDSPKKTKNGNREMKSSGLSDKPPAEDHDSAGASTSINKELIGQSLNGITEQSSSDDEQKMCKNNQPSTPELAPEFVSIPLPKNAVNAAKTIGYSEVPTFSEKDNDPNDSKMCDPYVNGLRVSPSDGNRLTERRGSCVKPCGHGTTAILPRSPLQNSTAKRDATPPGSPIMEVKKTFRYTVNGIEGNRQEDLEDKKERKKLENLPVAAKIPNGVLENRIEMDEKNLINQEAKFQSQLNDLSKELSIRDAEATKLRFQMDELQRDVFAKSAGMDRLQTELNAANKEADTVRQKIRHLENELENYRKRNHDLSEEIQSNTESYSKYEKETETRINELEGVIKNLRTRIETLESQINQLKEEKEQLEAKHAELQSDRDEERKKLAETLETASKQKEEIEKKWKEDFEKLRTVNIVKEQDLLNDFEWKLREVQQTCKKKLDDKEQLIEERLQEAYREAEERMEEAEKMLGQVEALKSYESEVQQLRTRTSEQEKALQQMRDQQGQMMQAEANLKNETKRLLNLIEMEKENIQHVQRIHRQELLDKERKLKDTLNQKRTEIAMYWEDKLLTECGRLKDEMEQLHNEEKYFAMEAVRKQKEEEFQKKQNQWETKLKECLKEIESLKKALDQKDEYYHDELIRVRSNTDRDIMELRRLMDKIDMTHHDNYEKLVMQHDEEIEKINRDHEVALRDMENHWKSRLSDVTSNLENVKEQLEKDAEKKMEALVEQHRHELDSQWENLKHQKSEAVKLVEDEYVSKYRTLEDQLCMQQKSSSAREIELLKAIDTLKHDIQSKDSTIDDLQNSIETLEGGVQVLNHEIAQQTSELTKSKTEAEQKIRSLHESIAQLLDERDKEREAFRLKYMGSHKQSQETIDHLQRKVTCLTKLFEEVRQRYERRESRQEDLNIISDLKQVIAEQEKDLACINEEKRYFQMRLMQLEKHLEQQSSLEDDDFEDAESSRVESSSQAYQGAKRPNFLPPNPNEAGIVVPSQSNGPILIPPTIPEGDE
- the LOC136345555 gene encoding protein FAM184A-like isoform X1, with the protein product MFSFFKKSRKDDSPKKTKNGNREMKSSGLSDKPPAEDHDSAGASTSINKELIGQSLNGITEQSSSDDEQKMCKNNQPSTPELAPEFVSIPLPKNAVNAAKTIGYSEVPTFSEKDNDPNDSKMCDPYVNGLRVSPSDGNRLTERRGSCVKPCGHGTTAILPRSPLQNSTAKRDATPPGSPIMEVKKTFRYTVNGIEGNRQEDLEDKKERKKLENLPVAAKIPNGVLENRIEMDEKNLINQEAKFQSQLNDLSKELSIRDAEATKLRFQMDELQRDVFAKSAGMDRLQTELNAANKEADTVRQKIRHLENELENYRKRNHDLSEEIQSNTESYSKYEKETETRINELEGVIKNLRTRIETLESQINQLKEEKEQLEAKHAELQSDRLCRDEERKKLAETLETASKQKEEIEKKWKEDFEKLRTVNIVKEQDLLNDFEWKLREVQQTCKKKLDDKEQLIEERLQEAYREAEERMEEAEKMLGQVEALKSYESEVQQLRTRTSEQEKALQQMRDQQGQMMQAEANLKNETKRLLNLIEMEKENIQHVQRIHRQELLDKERKLKDTLNQKRTEIAMYWEDKLLTECGRLKDEMEQLHNEEKYFAMEAVRKQKEEEFQKKQNQWETKLKECLKEIESLKKALDQKDEYYHDELIRVRSNTDRDIMELRRLMDKIDMTHHDNYEKLVMQHDEEIEKINRDHEVALRDMENHWKSRLSDVTSNLENVKEQLEKDAEKKMEALVEQHRHELDSQWENLKHQKSEAVKLVEDEYVSKYRTLEDQLCMQQKSSSAREIELLKAIDTLKHDIQSKDSTIDDLQNSIETLEGGVQVLNHEIAQQTSELTKSKTEAEQKIRSLHESIAQLLDERDKEREAFRLKYMGSHKQSQETIDHLQRKVTCLTKLFEEVRQRYERRESRQEDLNIISDLKQVIAEQEKDLACINEEKRYFQMRLMQLEKHLEQQSSLEDDDFEDAESSRVESSSQAYQGAKRPNFLPPNPNEAGIVVPSQSNGPILIPPTIPEGDE
- the LOC136345555 gene encoding protein FAM184A-like isoform X4 yields the protein MSFVKNIFSKMSGGASSLEDDPDDEEDLSETSSEESDDTGVFTPSDSFSPVNSNSNMGIRLNGGTSLNDSGASIPAERLGGPVVEGMNVEPDCATISNFFGYWKNLINQEAKFQSQLNDLSKELSIRDAEATKLRFQMDELQRDVFAKSAGMDRLQTELNAANKEADTVRQKIRHLENELENYRKRNHDLSEEIQSNTESYSKYEKETETRINELEGVIKNLRTRIETLESQINQLKEEKEQLEAKHAELQSDRLCRDEERKKLAETLETASKQKEEIEKKWKEDFEKLRTVNIVKEQDLLNDFEWKLREVQQTCKKKLDDKEQLIEERLQEAYREAEERMEEAEKMLGQVEALKSYESEVQQLRTRTSEQEKALQQMRDQQGQMMQAEANLKNETKRLLNLIEMEKENIQHVQRIHRQELLDKERKLKDTLNQKRTEIAMYWEDKLLTECGRLKDEMEQLHNEEKYFAMEAVRKQKEEEFQKKQNQWETKLKECLKEIESLKKALDQKDEYYHDELIRVRSNTDRDIMELRRLMDKIDMTHHDNYEKLVMQHDEEIEKINRDHEVALRDMENHWKSRLSDVTSNLENVKEQLEKDAEKKMEALVEQHRHELDSQWENLKHQKSEAVKLVEDEYVSKYRTLEDQLCMQQKSSSAREIELLKAIDTLKHDIQSKDSTIDDLQNSIETLEGGVQVLNHEIAQQTSELTKSKTEAEQKIRSLHESIAQLLDERDKEREAFRLKYMGSHKQSQETIDHLQRKVTCLTKLFEEVRQRYERRESRQEDLNIISDLKQVIAEQEKDLACINEEKRYFQMRLMQLEKHLEQQSSLEDDDFEDAESSRVESSSQAYQGAKRPNFLPPNPNEAGIVVPSQSNGPILIPPTIPEGDE
- the LOC136345555 gene encoding protein FAM184A-like isoform X3, with amino-acid sequence MFSFFKKSRKDDSPKKTKNGNREMKSSGLSDKPPAEDHDSAGASTSINKELIGQSLNGITEQSSSDDEQKMCKNNQPSTPELAPEFVSIPLPKNAVNAAKTIGYSEVPTFSEKDNDPNDSKMCDPYVNGLRVSPSDGNRLTERRGSCVKPCGHGTTAILPRSPLQNSTAKRDATPPGSPIMEVKKTFRYTVNGIEGNRQEDLEDKKERKKLENLPVAAKIPNGVLENRIEMDEKNLINQEAKFQSQLNDLSKELSIRDAEATKLRFQMDELQRDVFAKSAGMDRLQTELNAANKEADTVRQKIRHLENELENYRKRNHDLSEEIQSNTESYSKYEKETETRINELEGVIKNLRTRIETLESQINQLKEEKEQLEAKHAELQSDRLCRDEERKKLAETLETASKQKEEIEKKWKEDFEKLRTVNIVKEQDLLNDFEWKLREVQQTCKKKLDDKEQLIEERLQEAYREAEERMEEAEKMLGQVEALKSYESEVQQLRTRTSEQEKALQQMRDQQGQMMQAEANLKNETKRLLNLIEMEKENIQHVQRIHRQELLDKERKLKDTLNQKRTEIAMYWEDKLLTECGRLKDEMEQLHNEEKYFAMEAVRKQKEEEFQKKQNQWETKLKECLKEIESLKKALDQKDEYYHDELIRVRSNTDRDIMELRRLMDKIDMTHHDNYEKLVMQHDEEIEKINRDHEVALRDMENHWKSRLSDVTSNLENVKEQLEKDAEKKMEALVEQHRHELDSQWENLKHQKSEAVKLVEDEYVSKYRTLEDQLCMQQKSSSAREIELLKAIDTLKHDIQSKDSTIDDLQNSIETLEGGVQVLNHEIAQQTSELTKSKTEAEQKIRSTNNGLSSDTPVLVLIFPLVSYLLSQSIFQTIAFIVISVLYIVNRK